The Sulfurovum zhangzhouensis genome includes the window TACTTCGATTGCAAATGGATGCTCAGTTGTACCATCTTGAACAGAATTTGTAGAATAGTAGCTACCATCTTCACAAAATACTTCTATAAGTGTCCCTGGGACTTTACCACTAATTGTTGCTGTTTGAACTGCTGAGGAGCTTCCTCCACAACCGATTAACGAAAAACCTAACAGAGTTGAGAATAACCCACCTGCTACAATATGAAATTTTTTCAAAACTTATCCTTTAAATAAATTATGTATATTATTCAACTAATGAAAACAACTTTAGCGATCTGGAAACTTTAAAAGGTCCATTTCATTCTATAGTAGCTTCACTAAAAATTTGATATAAAAAATATCTTTGAATTAAATATGATTATAGACAACCTGCTGAAACATGAAAGGAATGAAGGAATGAAGTATTCACTATAAGCAACCCGGCTATCTGCAAGAGACCCGTGGCTTTCCGTCCTTGCTTCACAACAAGTTTGGCACAACAATAATATTTAAAAACCTTTTCAACTTATTGGATTTCATTATAACAAACTATAAATAAAATCTTTTCTTTAATTGGTAACAAATTGATAACATTACAATTTATATGAATATGACTGCACGACAAATACACATAAATACATTACACTAGATAAAAATAACTCAAAAAGGACATAATATGTATCCATTTGGTCATTGTTGGGGAATGGGAGGATGGTTAGTACCTATCATATTATTGATTATTCTTTTTTATTTTCTCAAAGAGAAACAAAAAAGAGACACTTCTTCAGCGCAGGATATACTTGATCATCGGTATGCCAAAGGAGAAATAGATAAAGAGGAATACGAGGAAAGATCAAAGACTCTGAAAAAAGATTAGAAATGAGATCTCCCAATGCAAAGACGGACATTCTGTCTTTGATATAAAAAGTTGGGTTAAAGCAAATCTACAGTTTAATCCCAAATTTGCCAAGGATAAAAATAACACTATAGTACGCAAAAACCGTCAATACTATAGAGGTAGTCATACTGATAAAAAATCCGAAACCTTTTTGGATCATAAATGGGAAAACTAAAAAAAGTGTCATCGATGGTGCAATCAGCCAAACGATCCTCTGGGAAAATTCAACTGCACTTTTACTGCTGTCTGTATCTATATACATCCATGTCATAGCCAATATTGAAACCAACGGTATAGCTGCGAGCAAAGCACCTACCAGACTGCTTCTCTTGGCAACTTCAGAGATCACAACGATTAAAAGTGAGGTAATTATGAGTTTTGTAATATAGTAAGCCACTATCTTTTCCTTTGCGAAGCAATAGTTCAAAGTAAACTACGACTAAAGATATAGTTATTTCCGCTACTTTAACATAGAAACATCAAAAAAAGAAATAGTTACCGTATTTATCACTTGTCAGTATTAAAAAAGTATTTTATAGCTACAGTTAAAATAGTTTACTATGATATGATTGATGGTTAGTATTGGAAGAAAAGGTACGCCATAAGTTATGTTCACATCACGTAAATACAGTATATATTTATAAAATGGTACACTTTTGGTACACCTTTATAATGCTATGTATATCCCCGTATTATTAGTTTATATACTTTTATACATGGATTATAGTATAACAATCTAATAATATACTGCAAAATACATATACTGCCCTAAAATTCGGGCTTCAAGCTACATCCTCCGAGAAAATTTATCAATTACTTTATGTGTAGTTTTACGAAATAGTAAAGATTTTGACAAGTTTTTTCGCACACTTTCCGCACAGTAAAACTACTGTATTAACCCTTCAAACTTTTCTTGTGCCTCATAAAATCTTTCACGAACTTCCAACCAAACTTCTATCTCTTTTTCAGTAGGTCCATAAATGTTGTTTAATTCCTCTAAAGATTGATGGTGTTCGTAATAACATTGATTAGCCACTTCCATTGCTTTAAGTACTATTGCATTCATATTTAACCTTTCTATTTTTTAGCATTATAGCTCAAATAAAAGGCATGCTTTTCCGCTAGAAATACAATTTATTACACACTATGTGTAATAAATAATTAAGTAAATAGTGTGTATAATGTGTAATATAAAAGGAGGTACAGCAAATGGACGCAAAAGAAGTCCTAAAAGTTCTTTTAAAAGAAGGTTTTAAAGAGGTTTCCCAAAAGGGTTCACATAAGAAACTAATAAAAGGTGATAAAACGGTTATCGTGGCGATACACGGAGCCAAAGACATCCCTATAGGTACCTTAAAGGGTATCGAAAAGCAATGCGGAGTAAAGCTCCGCTAATGCTTTGATATAAAGATAATATGCTAAAAAGATATAAGGAGATAAAATGGAATATATAGCACTTATTCATAAAGAAGATGGAAGTTATGTTGCATCAGTTCCTGATCTTAACTATACTTCAAGCTTTGGTGAAACCTTCAAAGATGCTGTACACAAAATTACTGAAGCTGCAGAGTTATACTGCGAAGATCTCGAAAAACTTCCTGCTGCAAGATCACTTGAAGAGCTTGAGAAAGCAGCGGAGATAGAAGCTGGTGATATACCACAAATTATCAACCCTAAAGTTGAAAAATTACGCCGTATAAACGTAATGATAAGTTCAAATATTGTAGATATGGCTGATATAAGAGCTAAATTATTATTTGATGGTAATAGAAGCGCATACATTCAAAATCTAATTTCAATAGATGCACGTGAGTCAGGTTTAAATGATACTATTTAGTCGGTAAGTCCTAATTGGGCTTACCATTACTGATATAATATATTAAAAGGACATATATGATTGAACCATTATTAGTATTTATAGCTATTATAGTATTTATGTCAATGTACTGGATAGAGAAAAAACAAGCATTTATTATTGAAGAGCTAAAAAGAATCAGCGATGCTATTGAAAGACTAGAAGATAAAATAGGTGACTAAATACTATGCTACAAGTACTTCCTTTACCCTCTGTGCAGTAGCTAATCTCTCACGCTTTTTATAGTCTGGAAGACCTGCATTTATCTTGTTTGTGATCGCATTGGTTGACTCTAGTTTATACATGCCGGTGCGGTGCCAGTGTGCCATTCCTCCAAGTATACTTAACATATAGTTACTGAGTACACCTTCATAGACATTACCATGTTCATCGATAAGCCTAATACCTGTCATCTTCTCTATATGTCTAATATCTTTTAAGATATTCTCTTTCCCTGTACTCTGGAATAAAAATGCACCACGGTACAACCATCCGTCACCATCCTTTGTATTCCCCAGCCTTAGATGAGCAGGTCGGTTTATGTCTGCATACCAGATATTCGCGATCATACGTTGGTTTGCTTTATGCTCTTTGGTACGTCCGTATCGTTTGGCCTGTTCCGGATGCATTCTGAAGTATACGCTGAGTCTCTTTAGTGCATCGGCTGAGTAATTTAGATTTTCCCTTACTCTCACTTCACCGGTACTCATTACTCCTGTTTCTGCTACAGCCTGAGCCAAGAAGCGTACACGTCTCATCGGTGTATCGATCTTAAAAGTCACCATATACATATCAAGAAGCCTGGACAACTCTTCACAAAATACTATATCAAGATCATCACGGCCAAATACTTTTCTGATCTGTTCTATAGAGAGCTGCTGCATCATAATCCCTCGATGTGTATTTCAATGAGCGTATAGCTGTCCATCACTTTATTGTCCATTATCGTGATAGTATCACTATCCCACTCGATAGACTCTATATTGTTCTCATGCGCTGCTATGACTTCGGCCCATAGTCCTGCATCTTTAGGCTGGACTCCATTTTGATCTTCAATCTGATATGCCATGATGTCTCCAAAGTTCATTTAGATAGCGTTTTGTTTTATTATCCTTGATAACTTCCTGCTTATAGTATTCTTTACTATCATGAAGTGCAAGTACATCTGCATTGTAGAATATAGATCTATTTTCATCTACTGGCTCTGGATCATTAAATGGTTTACTACTAATCAATTTAGACTCATATAATGTTGGATATATACACTGCTTATCAATTGGATCAAGTTGCTTCTGACTACACCCATTAACCAGTGGTAAGATTGCCGATAGTGCTAGGTACTGTATTATTTTCTTCATGTGTTTCCTTTACAAAAAAATCAGCCATATCCTGTATGTTCTTATCTCTATTCTTTATCTCTGTATCTTTTTTTTCTATGATCCATGCACGCTCTTTGGCAAGATCACGCCAAGGTTTTACAAACTGACGATCTGCAAAAAATATCAATACTGAAATAACTACACCTATAAATAAAATCCTAACCCATAAAGGGATAATATCGATCATATCCATACCCTTTCGCCTTTTGGTTTCATTGCACCACGTATGGTCACGTAGATCGCTGAAATACTGAAACACAGCACCGATATATTAGGCATAAAATCATAGATAAAAAGCGTTATTGTTCCGCATGAAAGCATGATGAAAACACTCATGCTATGCCTCCACATCTTTACGAATAAAGATAGCCCGAAGAGTGAACCAATCAACATCTGTACAAATTGCCAATCACTCATAGCTCACCCTTTTCTTCTAGTCGCTTAGCTCTCCCTATCAGCCAAGCATCCATAAGGGCTACAATAGTTAGAGTAGCCACAACACCAGACAGACCTTGGAATGCACTATAATTCCAAATGTTATTACCTGCATATACATAAGCACTAGGGTAGGTAAACATACCTACCCCTATATATCTAGCTGCTTTTGATAGAGCTTGTTTCTTATTCTCGGATTTATTCACGTGATACTCATTATATGCAAATGCAATAACACTGAATAGGAAACCAAGAGCATACAGGACTATTTCACCAGTACCTGCCCCAAATAGTGGTGACACCACCATACCGCTACCACTGGCAGCCATTGCCCCGTTGGCTACTTTTGCATTCAAAATATTTGCAGATGTCATCTCTTCCCCCATTTCTCTTTTAAATAATCTTCCACTTTCCTAAGCCCTGATCTTGTGTAAAACCTTACGGCCCTATACTTGATCTCTGCCCGATACCTATCATCCGTATGCAAAAGGATCTCTCTGAAGTACTGATCACCTTTTTCATACTCTCCCATGCGACATAGATGGTCATGTACGATAGAGGCTGTCAGGTGCTTAGGGTGAAACGGAGTCCTCACTGCGAACAGTACCACTGCAAAAAGCCAGTACCCAAGATCAATACTTATTAGCCCGATACCTACGATCATCCAGTATAGGAAAGTGATCGATGCACCATCAGACACGAAGCCTTTAGGTACACTCACATCCTTATATGTATAGTCATCTGTGACGACCACTCTGCTTCCATGTGATCTTGTCTGTACTTGCTCTATCATATTACTCCCCTAGATCAGCTATAAAAGCTAAACTCTATCAAACCCAATAGGTAGATCAAATAAGCCGGGATAGTTCCCCCAAGCCACATCCAAAAAGCGTCTAGCGTTGCAGCCATATCAGTATTTGTACCACCAAGGAAAGCTCTTTGTATAAACTCTACAAAGCCTGCTGCAAACACCATGTAAAGTGCCAAGCCTACAAAGTTAAACTCTCTTTGATTGAACAGTAAAGCAAGTACGATAAATAGGATCAATGCGACAAGCCCAAGCAACAAATGAATGTACTTACCATCCTCTCCATACTTCCACTTACGCATAGGCATAGTGATCACTACCAGCCAAAATAAAAGTTCCTGTATCATTTTCATACTACCCCTCCTAGTGTTTTAGGTACATCCTTCCCCATATACATAGGTATGATCAAAAACTCATTACCTGTAAAAGCAGTGAAGTCTATTTGATCAAGTATCTTATAGCTACCATCTACATTTTTTCTAATATTCACATATCCTAAGCTCTCCAAAAATGCTTCAACTAGGGCCAATGTATCCGCATCAATCCCATAGCGCATCATAAAGTGTGTAGCATCTAGTACATCGACCAAAGATAGTAGCTCCTTATAGTCTTGTTCAAGTTTTATAGGAGTTAAATACTCAATTGGGTTAGTATTAGCAATAACCATATCGTCAAAAGGAAGCTGAACAGTCTTTAATGACTGTGGTACTACTATGTAGTGTGTCGGGTTTAAAAGTTTATTTACTATTGTTTGATTCATTTTATGCTCCTATCCATTTGTTATAAAGTGATTGTGCTT containing:
- a CDS encoding type II toxin-antitoxin system HicA family toxin gives rise to the protein MDAKEVLKVLLKEGFKEVSQKGSHKKLIKGDKTVIVAIHGAKDIPIGTLKGIEKQCGVKLR
- a CDS encoding DUF3147 family protein, yielding MAYYITKLIITSLLIVVISEVAKRSSLVGALLAAIPLVSILAMTWMYIDTDSSKSAVEFSQRIVWLIAPSMTLFLVFPFMIQKGFGFFISMTTSIVLTVFAYYSVIFILGKFGIKL
- a CDS encoding type II toxin-antitoxin system HicB family antitoxin: MEYIALIHKEDGSYVASVPDLNYTSSFGETFKDAVHKITEAAELYCEDLEKLPAARSLEELEKAAEIEAGDIPQIINPKVEKLRRINVMISSNIVDMADIRAKLLFDGNRSAYIQNLISIDARESGLNDTI
- a CDS encoding SHOCT domain-containing protein, translating into MYPFGHCWGMGGWLVPIILLIILFYFLKEKQKRDTSSAQDILDHRYAKGEIDKEEYEERSKTLKKD